From Natranaerobius trueperi:
CAAATAACCAATTTATTTTCTAGTAGTAGCTCTATAGACGAAGAATTTTTCGAAGAACTAGAGGATATTTTAATCGGTGCGGATGTTGGTGTTGATACTACAATGAAAATTGTTGAACAAATAAAAGAAAGAATTAATGAAGAGAAGATAAAAGATCCACAAGATGTCGATGAAATCTTAAAAGAAGAAGTGTTAAATATGTTACATTTTGATTCAGATGAAAGAGAAGTAGATGACTCTTTGAAGGTTACATTAATTGTAGGGGTTAATGGTGCTGGGAAAACAACTTCTATAGGAAAACTTGCAAATAGATATAAACAAAACGATCAGAAGGTTTTATTAGCTGCAGCAGACACATTTAGAGCAGCAGCAATAGATCAGCTAAAAATTTGGGGAGATAGAGTAGGTGTTGATGTGATTAGGCACCAGGAAGGCTCTGATCCAGCTGCAGTTGTCTATGATGGACTGCAAGCAGCTAGAGCAAGGAAGGTTGATCATTTGATTTGTGATACCGCTGGAAGACTCCATAACAAAAAAAATCTGATGGATGAACTAAATAAAATATCACGTGTGATTGATAGAGAACTAGGACATCCACCTCATGAAGTATTACTTGTTTTAGATGCTACTACAGGGCAAAATGCACTAAACCAGGCTAAACTTTTCTCAGAAGTGACACCTGTATCAGGTATTGTGCTTACAAAATTAGATGGTACAGCAAAAGGTGGGATAGTCTTAGCGCTTGCTGATGAATTGAAACTACCAATCAAATATATTGGGGTTGGTGAGGGTATAAATGACTTACAAGATTTTGTTTCTGAACAATTTGTTGATGCTCTGTTTAGTAATTCAGAAGATTTAACAGAGAATTAGGCCCCTTATTGACATTAAGGGGGTCCATTTTAGAGTTGAAAACAGGTCAATCACACCGTTTTTCATACCAAAATTCATAGCATTTATCACAGTGAGTTTTCTCTGTCATTAATAATCAAAAATCACATGATTTTCACACCTATATTCATATATGTAAATAAATATTCCTGTTGTGAATGTGGGTGTGATTTTTATTGTGAAAAATATGCTAAAAATTTTATTAACTACAAGTTTTTTAACAATATTTCGAGATACTGTATAATTAATTTGAGGTTAATATTTAGTGAACTAAAGATATTTTATGTACCTCTTCTAAAGAGCATATTGTTTGAAGATTTAAAAGAGAGAGGTGGTAAAAATGTCAGGAAGAAAATTAGCTTATTTAATAATAGTAATAAGCTTAACAACTCTAACAGTTTTTATGGTAGGTTGTACTTCAGAGGAAGAAGCAGAAAATGAACAAGATAAAAATGATTTAAACAAATACGAAGTAGTGGTACAAACTGATACTGAAGAAGCTGGAGAAATCGAAGGTGAAGGAACTTATGAAGAAGGTGAAGAAGTTACAGTAGAAGCTGAACCAAAGGAAGGCTATTAATTTCTAAAATGGGAAAAGATGGAAAAGAGAAAGATGAAAAATCTTTTGAATTTGAAATTGATGAAGATACAGAGGTTGTTGCTAATTTCCGTGAAATTTTAGACGAAAATTTGAAAGAGGCAATCCGTGATGAACTAGAAATACAAGGAAAGTTTATAAAAGAAGATTTAAAGGATCTAAAAACCCTTAGAGCTAGAAACGAAAATATTTCAAGTTTAGAAGGCTTGCAGTATGCAAATAACTTAGAAACACTTAATATAACTGCAAATGATGTTAGCGATCTTTCTCCTTTAAAGGAACTAGAAGAATTAAGAAAACTTAATATAAGAAACAACGAAGTTACTGACATATCGCCTCTAAAAGGAAAGGATAAACTAAAAGAGTTGGATGTATTATACAATGATATTTCAAATTACTCTCCTTTGAAAACCATAAATGAATTGGAACTGACCATATCTCTTGAACAGGTACCAGACGATCTGTCAGTTTTTAATGAAATTAATAAGTTGGTTACTTCTGTTGATGACCCCGAAGACCTTTACTCTCTTAAACCATTAAATGATATAGAACTAGGAATAAATTTAGTGGGTTCTGATAGCATTGAAGATTTTACCCCAATTTCAAAGTTGTAAGGCTTGGAAGAACTAAGAATAGTAGGTTATAAAATTGAAGATATTGATTTTTTATCAAACCTAAGAAATTTACAAAAGCTACAGTTAATAAAAACCGATGATATCAAAAATATAGAAGCATTAGCTGATTTAGAGAATTTAGAAGAGCTTCAATTGTATAAAAACGAAATCAGCGATTTATCACCATTGAAAGACCTTAATAACTTGAAAATACTCCGGGCTGAACATATTCCTGTTAGCGATGTTTCTCCCCTTTCATCTTTAGATAAGCTGAAAGAACTTAATTTAAGGCAAACTAAAGTGCAGGATGTTTCACCTTTAAAAGATCTGATTCAACTTAGGATCTTAAATCTTGATATGTTTGGAGAACCTGCTCAATCCCGCTTGTCGGATGGATATACAATTAGCGATATTTCACCGCTACAAGAGTTGGAAAACCTGAAAGAACTGTCTCTTAAATTTAAACTTGAAGAAGATAGTGGAGCAAAAGAGATAATAAAAGAGGTGGAAGAAAGGAATGTAGACGTAGAGTATTCGTATTATGAACAATTTTAAAGAAAGGGAAAATCAATGATATGGTTTTTCTTCGTTACGAATTCTCCGATTTATGTGCCTTAGAGATAATGGGCAGTTCTAATTTTGATAAAGAGAACTGCTTTTTTTTAATGTGAAAAATTTGTGATTTGTCATGTGAATTTTAGTGTGAATTTGCTTGTGATTTTGAAATTTCAACTTCAAAATTGAACCCCTTATTATTGACATGGGAGTCTTTTTTATGTAGAATATATCCGTAAAGTGATCTGACTTGACAATAACAAAATTTAGGTGAGTAAATATGTTAGAAAAAACTACGCATTTGGTATTGTTGTTTGACTTTTATGGAGAACTATTAACAGATAGACAAAAAGATATCTTTAAATTATACTATTATGAGGACTTATCCTTAGGAGAAATTTCTGATCTTGAAAAAATTAGTCGTCAAGGGGTATATGATTTATTACAACGTGGGGAAGAATTATTAACAGAATATGAACATAAACTCGGTTTAGTTAAGAACTTTACTTTACGACAAAACAAACTAAAAAAGTTGAAAAAGATGCTTGAACTGCCCGAAAATGAACGTTCTCATAAGGAGTGTCTCGATATATTGGATGAATTAATAAGGGGTGATGATAATGCTATCTAGGCTATCAGAAAAACTCCAAAACACTTTGGGGAAACTGAAAGGTAAAGGAAAAGTAAATGAAAAAGATGTAAAAGAAGCAATGCGAGAAGTTCGTCTAGCTTTACTAGAAGCTGATGTTAACTACAAAGTAGTTAAAGAGTTTGTCAATAAAGTTAAAGAAAGAGCTATAGGTGAAGAAGTTTTAGAAAGTTTGACCCCTGGTCAACAGGTGATAAAGATTGTACGGGATGAGCTTACTGAATTAATGGGTGGAGAGGCCACTGAACTTAACTTTTCAGATAAACCACCTACTGTAATTATGCTTGCAGGATTACAAGGTACAGGTAAGACAACAGCTGCTGCAAAGTTAGCTAATAAGTTTAAAAAAGATAATAAACATCCACTTTTAGTTGCATGTGATACACAAAGACCCGCAGCTATTAAACAGCTACACGTTCTTGGTGATCAGATAGAAGTACCAGTGTTTAGTATGGGTGACAAGCAACATCCTGCTGATATAGCTAAAGGTGCAATAGAACATGCTAAAAAGAATCAACGTGATGTGGTAATAGTTGATACAGCTGGACGATTACACGTAGATGAGGATTTAATGACTGAACTGAAACAAGTAGAGGAAAAAATATCACCCCATGAAATTTTATTAGTAGTTGATGCTATGACAGGTCAAGATGCTGTCAATGTAGCTGATAGATTTAATGAAGACCTAGCTTTGTCAGGTATTATTATGACAAAGTTAGACGGTGACACTCGTGGTGGAGCTGCTTTGTCAGTTAAGAAAGTAACTGGTAAACCAATTAAATTTATTGGAACAGGAGAGAAAGTAGAAGAATTAGAAGTTTTTCATCCAGATAGATTGTCATCAAGAATATTAGGTATGGGTGACGTAATGTCATTGATTGAAAAAGCAGAAACTTCTATGGACCAACAAAAAGCTCAAGAACTTGAGAAAAAAATAAAGAGTCAGACTTTTACTTTTGAAGATTTCCTTGAACAATTACAACAAATAAAGAGTATGGGACCACTAGATCAGATTTTTGATATGATACCAGGTATGTCTGGTAATAAAAAGTTAAAAGATATGTCATTAGATGAAAAAGAACTTGTTAAAGTTGAAGCTATTATTCAGTCAATGACTAAAGAAGAACGTACTTATCCAGAGGTTATTAATAGTAGTAGGAAAAAGAGAATAGCTCATGGTAGTGGAACAAGAGTTCAAGATGTTAACAAATTATTGAAACAGTTTGAACAGATGAAAAAGATGATGAAACAGATGGGCAAAATGAATAAATCTGGTAAAAAGAAGAAGTTGCCAGGTATGGGGAACCTCCCCTTTATGTCATAAAAAGTAAACAATTAAATCCAGAACTTATTTAAGGAGGTGACAGAAATGGCAGTAAGAATGAGACTTAAAAGAATGGGAGCAAAAAGACAGCCATCTTATCGAATTGTAGTAGCAGATGGAAGAGCTCCGAGAGATGGTAAGTTTATTGAAGAGTTGGGACATTATAACCCGAGAACTGAACCAGTTACTCTTAAAATTGATGAAGAGAAAGCTAAAAAATGGCTATCCGAAGGTGCTAAACCTTCACAAAAAGTTCGATCTCTTTTAGCACAAGCTGGGGTAATAAACTAATTATCTGAAGGAGGCGCTTAAGTTGAAAGAGCTTGTAGAGTATATCGCCAAGTCGATAGTTGATTACCCTGATGATGTAATTGTTAATGAAGTTGAAGGGAATAAATCTATGGTCCTTGAACTTAAAGTGAATCCAGAAGATATGGGTAAAGTTATTGGAAAACAGGGAAGGATAGCCAAAGCTATTAGAACTGTTGTGAGCGCTGCCGCCATTAGAGAGAACAAACGAGTGCTGGTTGAAATCATTCAATAATCAGTGACTAGTTCTATTTCTAACTTCGGGGGGATAATATGAACCCGACACATGATTTGATTTCAGTAGGTCAGATTGTAGGGACTCATGGAGTTAAAGGACAAGTTAAAGTAATTTCTTTAACTGATATCCGTGATAGATTTAATCAACTAGATAGGGTATATTTGGTAGGTGAAGAGCTAGAAACTTTTAAAGCTCATATCGAGTCATCGTTTTTGCACAAGAACAAAGAAATTGTTAAATTTAAGGAATGGAATAATATCAATGATGTAGAACAATTTAAAAACTTTTATATAAAGATTCCTAGAAATGAACGCCCTCAACTACCTGAAGGTGAATTTTACTATGATCAGATAAAAGGGTTAAATGTTATAACAGTTGATGACACTCCTCTCGGAACAATAACTGAAATTTTTCAAACAGGTGGAAATGATGTTTATGAAGTATCAGATGATGATAATCAAGTTTTGATACCTGCAATTCAACAAGTAGTAAAAGATGTCGATCTACACGCTGGTATCATAGTTGTAGATTTACCTGAAGGTCTCTTGGAGGAGGAATAATTATGAAAATAGATATCCTAACTTTATTTCCTAGTATGTTTTATGGTGTTTTAGGATCAAGCATTTTAAAAAGAGCTATCTCCAAGGACCATATACAGGTGAATCTAATAGATATTCGTGATCATTCTAATGACAAGCACAATAAAGTAGATGATTATCCATATGGCGGTGGTGCAGGTATGGTTATGAAACCAGAACCTATATTTAATGTTTTTGATGAACTAAATAAAACCCCTGGGTATTTCAGAGATCAAAAAACTATATTTATGACACCACAAGGAAAAAAATATTCCCAAAAAAAAGCACAAGAATTATCACAGTTAGATAGAATAACAATTTTGTGTGGTCATTATGAGGGTGTAGATGAGCGAGTGAGGGACAATTTAGTTGATGAAGAACTATCGATTGGAGATTTTGTGCTCACTGGTGGAGAGTTACCAGCTATGGTAATAATGGATTCCGTCGTTAGATTATTACCCGGTGTATTAGGTGATGAAGCTTCAGCACAAGCTGACTCATTTAATGACTATTTACTTGAACATCCTCATTATACGCGTCCGGCTATTTTTAGAGGAACTGATGTACCTAAAGTGTTACTTTCAGGTAATCATGCTCAAATAGATCGTTGGAGGAAAAAAGAAAGTTTAAAACGAACACTTACAAGACGACCAGATCTTCTAGAGAATGTAAAATTAAATGATTTTGAAAAAAAGCTTCTTGAAGAATTAAAACAACAAGATAACATATAAAATATTGTCAAGAAAAGGGCGCTATGCTATAATTATTTTGTTATATTAAGGTGGTCCTCTGGCGGCCAAACCGTTAAGAACGCCTAAAGAAGGAGGTAAGTGACATTGAACGTAATTAGACAGATTGAAGAAAAACAAATGAAAAGCGACCTTCCTAACTTTAAGCCTGGGGATACAGTACGAGTATTCGTTAAGGTTGTAGAAGGTCAAAGGGAACGACAACAGCCTTTTGAAGGTATTGTAATCAAAAGGCAAGGCTCAGGTCTTAGAGAAACTTTTACCGTAAGAAGAACTAGTTTTGGTGTTGGTGTTGAAAGAACTTTTCCTATTCATTCTCCACGTCTAGCAAAGATTGAAGTTAGACGAAGAGGTAAAGTTAGAAGATCTAAGTTATATTTCCTTCGCAATCGTACAGGAAAGTCTGCAAGAATCAAAGAAATTCGTTAGTTAAAAAAGGGGCTGTGATTACAGTCCCTTTTCTTGGATATGGAGGCGTGCTCTATGGAAAAATTTTTAAGAGAAATTTTTGAATGGGTCAAATCATTATTGGTGGCTGTTGTTTTAGCTTTCCTTATTAGATTTTTTGTCGTAGAGATTTTTTTAGTTGAAGGACAATCGATGTCGCCAACCTTGGCAGACTCTCAACGATTAGTAGTCAATAAATTTATTTATAGATTGGATGACCCAGATAGAGAGGACATTATAGTATTTGAGTATGATGAAGATAAGGACTTTATAAAGCGAGTTGTAGGGTTACCTGGAGAAAAAATTGAGATTGCTGATGGAAATGTTTATATTAATGGTGATCGAGTAAAAGAAAATTATCAAACTAAAAAAGTTAATGATAACTATGGTCCCGAAAAAATCCCTGATGAGAAGTATTTTGTTCTTGGCGACAATAGGAATAATAGTATGGATAGTAGATCACCATCAGTAGGATTTATACATGAAGAGCAAATTAAAGGAAAAGCATTTTTTGTTTTTTGGCCTTTAGATCAGTTAGGTGTTATAGAGTAAACTTGAACAAGAAAGAGGTATTAGTGATGGATTTTTGTAATTTGGAAGACCTGTCTATTAAAAAAATTAAAGAAATGTGTATGAACAAACCTTCATGGGAATTAGTTCATGCTATTGAGAATGATAAAAGAAAAGGTGTTCAGGATCTTAAGAAAAGGTTGCGGAATAGACTAATTGCTGAAGAGAAAAATAAAGCACATTTAGAATCTCTTTTATCAAATCAGCTTAACTTGGCAAGAGAAAATAACGCTAAAAGAGTTGCAGGTATAGATGAAGTTGGTAGAGGCCCAATAGCTGGACCAGTTGTTTCGTGTATTGCAAGTTTACAACACGATTTTGATTTTAATCGCATAATAAAGCTTAACGACTCTAAAAGTTTGACTAATAATGAAAGAGAAAAAATATATAATGAGTTGACGTCTTCTTCAGGTATAAAATATGCGTTAGGAACTTCTACACCAGAAGAAATAGATAAACTTAATATTCAAAATGCTCTAGTTATTAGCATGACAAGAGCTTATAATAATTTAAATGAGGAAATTGATTTGGCTCTTGTTGACGGTAATTTTGTCCCACCAACACTGGATAATATCGGAAAATATGTGCCGCAAGGTGATCAAAAAGTTGCATCCATAGCTGCCGCTAGTATTATAGCAAAAGTTTATAGAGATAGACTGATGGATGATTTACATAATAAATACCCTCAATATAATTTTAAAAGTAATAAAGGTTATGGAACAAAAGAGCATCGTGAAGCCATTAAAGCTCACGGACCTTGTTGTGTACATCGTAAAAGTTTTTTATCAGGTATTATTCAAGAAGGGCCGAGTATTTCAGGCTAACATAAAATGTAAATTATACGAGAGTGTAAAATAAACGGTGTAAACCTTCCGAAATGATGTATAATAAAAATAGAATAAGAGGTTTGCACCGTTATGAATTTGATAGACAAAAAGCAAGTAAGAGAAATGATGAAACAAGGTAAACTAAAA
This genomic window contains:
- the ylxM gene encoding YlxM family DNA-binding protein, translating into MLEKTTHLVLLFDFYGELLTDRQKDIFKLYYYEDLSLGEISDLEKISRQGVYDLLQRGEELLTEYEHKLGLVKNFTLRQNKLKKLKKMLELPENERSHKECLDILDELIRGDDNAI
- the ftsY gene encoding signal recognition particle-docking protein FtsY, whose product is MGIFSKIKEGLKKTRKGFVSQITNLFSSSSSIDEEFFEELEDILIGADVGVDTTMKIVEQIKERINEEKIKDPQDVDEILKEEVLNMLHFDSDEREVDDSLKVTLIVGVNGAGKTTSIGKLANRYKQNDQKVLLAAADTFRAAAIDQLKIWGDRVGVDVIRHQEGSDPAAVVYDGLQAARARKVDHLICDTAGRLHNKKNLMDELNKISRVIDRELGHPPHEVLLVLDATTGQNALNQAKLFSEVTPVSGIVLTKLDGTAKGGIVLALADELKLPIKYIGVGEGINDLQDFVSEQFVDALFSNSEDLTEN
- a CDS encoding KH domain-containing protein; translated protein: MKELVEYIAKSIVDYPDDVIVNEVEGNKSMVLELKVNPEDMGKVIGKQGRIAKAIRTVVSAAAIRENKRVLVEIIQ
- the ffh gene encoding signal recognition particle protein — encoded protein: MMLSRLSEKLQNTLGKLKGKGKVNEKDVKEAMREVRLALLEADVNYKVVKEFVNKVKERAIGEEVLESLTPGQQVIKIVRDELTELMGGEATELNFSDKPPTVIMLAGLQGTGKTTAAAKLANKFKKDNKHPLLVACDTQRPAAIKQLHVLGDQIEVPVFSMGDKQHPADIAKGAIEHAKKNQRDVVIVDTAGRLHVDEDLMTELKQVEEKISPHEILLVVDAMTGQDAVNVADRFNEDLALSGIIMTKLDGDTRGGAALSVKKVTGKPIKFIGTGEKVEELEVFHPDRLSSRILGMGDVMSLIEKAETSMDQQKAQELEKKIKSQTFTFEDFLEQLQQIKSMGPLDQIFDMIPGMSGNKKLKDMSLDEKELVKVEAIIQSMTKEERTYPEVINSSRKKRIAHGSGTRVQDVNKLLKQFEQMKKMMKQMGKMNKSGKKKKLPGMGNLPFMS
- the rpsP gene encoding 30S ribosomal protein S16; this translates as MAVRMRLKRMGAKRQPSYRIVVADGRAPRDGKFIEELGHYNPRTEPVTLKIDEEKAKKWLSEGAKPSQKVRSLLAQAGVIN
- a CDS encoding InlB B-repeat-containing protein; translated protein: MSGRKLAYLIIVISLTTLTVFMVGCTSEEEAENEQDKNDLNKYEVVVQTDTEEAGEIEGEGTYEEGEEVTVEAEPKEGY
- the rplS gene encoding 50S ribosomal protein L19 → MNVIRQIEEKQMKSDLPNFKPGDTVRVFVKVVEGQRERQQPFEGIVIKRQGSGLRETFTVRRTSFGVGVERTFPIHSPRLAKIEVRRRGKVRRSKLYFLRNRTGKSARIKEIR
- a CDS encoding leucine-rich repeat domain-containing protein; amino-acid sequence: MEELRIVGYKIEDIDFLSNLRNLQKLQLIKTDDIKNIEALADLENLEELQLYKNEISDLSPLKDLNNLKILRAEHIPVSDVSPLSSLDKLKELNLRQTKVQDVSPLKDLIQLRILNLDMFGEPAQSRLSDGYTISDISPLQELENLKELSLKFKLEEDSGAKEIIKEVEERNVDVEYSYYEQF
- the rimM gene encoding ribosome maturation factor RimM (Essential for efficient processing of 16S rRNA) yields the protein MNPTHDLISVGQIVGTHGVKGQVKVISLTDIRDRFNQLDRVYLVGEELETFKAHIESSFLHKNKEIVKFKEWNNINDVEQFKNFYIKIPRNERPQLPEGEFYYDQIKGLNVITVDDTPLGTITEIFQTGGNDVYEVSDDDNQVLIPAIQQVVKDVDLHAGIIVVDLPEGLLEEE
- a CDS encoding leucine-rich repeat domain-containing protein, with amino-acid sequence MGKDGKEKDEKSFEFEIDEDTEVVANFREILDENLKEAIRDELEIQGKFIKEDLKDLKTLRARNENISSLEGLQYANNLETLNITANDVSDLSPLKELEELRKLNIRNNEVTDISPLKGKDKLKELDVLYNDISNYSPLKTINELELTISLEQVPDDLSVFNEINKLVTSVDDPEDLYSLKPLNDIELGINLVGSDSIEDFTPISKL
- the trmD gene encoding tRNA (guanosine(37)-N1)-methyltransferase TrmD; amino-acid sequence: MKIDILTLFPSMFYGVLGSSILKRAISKDHIQVNLIDIRDHSNDKHNKVDDYPYGGGAGMVMKPEPIFNVFDELNKTPGYFRDQKTIFMTPQGKKYSQKKAQELSQLDRITILCGHYEGVDERVRDNLVDEELSIGDFVLTGGELPAMVIMDSVVRLLPGVLGDEASAQADSFNDYLLEHPHYTRPAIFRGTDVPKVLLSGNHAQIDRWRKKESLKRTLTRRPDLLENVKLNDFEKKLLEELKQQDNI
- a CDS encoding ribonuclease HII codes for the protein MNKKEVLVMDFCNLEDLSIKKIKEMCMNKPSWELVHAIENDKRKGVQDLKKRLRNRLIAEEKNKAHLESLLSNQLNLARENNAKRVAGIDEVGRGPIAGPVVSCIASLQHDFDFNRIIKLNDSKSLTNNEREKIYNELTSSSGIKYALGTSTPEEIDKLNIQNALVISMTRAYNNLNEEIDLALVDGNFVPPTLDNIGKYVPQGDQKVASIAAASIIAKVYRDRLMDDLHNKYPQYNFKSNKGYGTKEHREAIKAHGPCCVHRKSFLSGIIQEGPSISG
- the lepB gene encoding signal peptidase I, producing the protein MEKFLREIFEWVKSLLVAVVLAFLIRFFVVEIFLVEGQSMSPTLADSQRLVVNKFIYRLDDPDREDIIVFEYDEDKDFIKRVVGLPGEKIEIADGNVYINGDRVKENYQTKKVNDNYGPEKIPDEKYFVLGDNRNNSMDSRSPSVGFIHEEQIKGKAFFVFWPLDQLGVIE